One genomic window of Medicago truncatula cultivar Jemalong A17 chromosome 1, MtrunA17r5.0-ANR, whole genome shotgun sequence includes the following:
- the LOC11412326 gene encoding putative FBD-associated F-box protein At5g53635 isoform X2 gives MGFCYTTIVLDSITNYTMELFTIATFLTLFVVYRIVISPNVSTSLKTKLDNGEKCCSNEENEATNVINKTTEGSFNFVFNSVQTKENMKSGSNRTRKKNRVKKSTKRATRDTRWLNYQTFITKLDFGDIRYSDSFPSQICTHCKVCYDDLTLCQRCALYNGGNNLDDRISDLPDELLCYILSFLPMKLAFTTTVLSKRWTLLCCSLLVLRLNDQTFKDYEAFYQFCRFMDTLMLSPLTTSQPIKAFLLNCCIKHRAQNSKFNVTKWLEVAKRRRVEEFHLTLYYHNLKPIIFISQTLVVLKLKRLNVGNDTLCVDLPSLKTLYLQLVYFKNQKDYINFLSACPILEDFHAKSIYIHSEMNHDEYDAPKGLKSLTLSKLIRARISSMDVLFNGINNVEFLRITTESRNQEASFKVIPVFPNLIHIDLVFCHHSFHCWDGVVELLRCCSKLQILSIRKWTETNSSKEWKCPVAVLECISSHLRSCTILNFEGSADDLRFARYILHNASLLQDMRIEVTANGILLEKSRIIKELYSYPRISTTCKLSFEFK, from the exons atgggATTCTGCTACACAACCATAGTATTGGATTCAATAACAAACTACACAATGGAATTGTTCACAATCGCCACATTCTTAACGCTCTTCGTCGTTTACCGAATTGTAATTAGTCCCAACGTGTCTACGTCTCTAAAAACCAAGTTGGACAATGGAGAAAAGTGTTGCAGCAATGAAGAAAATGAGGCAACGAACGTCATCAATAAAACAACAGAGGGTTCTTTCAATTTCGTGTTCAACTCCGTTCAG ACGAAGGAAAACATGAAGTCTGGTTCCAACAggacaagaaagaaaaatcgtGTTAAGAAGAGTACTAAAAGAGCAACAAGAGATACAAGATGGCTAAACTATCAGACATTCATCACCAAGCTAGACTTTGGTGATATTCGCTATTCCGATTCCTTCCCTTCACAAATCTGCACTCACTGCAAA GTGTGTTATGATGATCTGACTTTATGCCAAAGGTGTGCACTCTACAATGGTGGCAACAATTTGGACGATAGAATCAGCGATTTACCAGATGAGTTATTGTGTTACATACTCTCTTTTCTACCAATGAAACTCGCTTTTACTACAACTGTTCTTTCAAAGCGGTGGACCCTACTCTGCTGTTCACTCTTGGTTCTCCGTTTAAATGATCAAACCTTCAAAGACTATGAGGCCTTTTACCAGTTTTGTCGTTTTATGGATACTCTCATGCTCTCTCCTCTTACTACCAGCCAACCCATCAAGGCATTTCTCCTCAACTGTTGTATTAAACACCGCGCgcaaaatagtaaatttaatGTAACAAAATGGCTAGAAGTTGCAAAACGGCGTCGTGTTGAGGAATTTCACCTCACGTTATATTACCACAACTTGAAGCCCATTATTTTCATCTCCCAAACCCTTGTTGTTCTCAAACTTAAAAGGTTAAATGTTGGAAATGATACTTTGTGTGTTGATCTTCCATCGCTGAAAACCCTTTATTTGCAATTAGtgtattttaaaaatcagaagGATTACATTAATTTTCTTTCCGCTTGTCCTATCCTTGAAGATTTTCATGCTAAATCTATCTATATACATAGTGAGATGAATCATGATGAATACGATGCACCAAAAGGGTTGAAATCCTTGACCTTGTCTAAATTGATTAGAGCGAGAATCAGTTCAATGGATGTTCTATTTAATGGTATTAATAATGTTGAATTTCTACGTATAACCACTGAATCCAGAAATCAAGAGGCTTCTTTCAAAGTCATTCCAGTGTTTCCAAACTTAATTCATATTGATCTTGTGTTTTGTCATCACTCATTTCATTGTTGGGATGGTGTGGTAGAACTTCTCCGCTGTTGTTCCAAGCTTCAAATTCTTTCTATTAGAAAG TGGACGGAGACCAACTCATCCAAGGAATGGAAATGCCCAGTTGCAGTTCTTGAGTGTATTTCGTCTCACCTAAGATCATGTACTATTTTAAACTTTGAAGGCTCGGCGGATGATCTTCGATTTGCAAGATATATTTTGCATAATGCAAGTCTTTTACAAGACATGAGAATCGAAGTTACTGCAAATGGAATACTTTTGGAAAAAAGTCGGATCATAAAAGAACTGTACTCCTATCCAAGGATATCTACAACATGTAAACTTTcatttgaatttaaataa
- the LOC11412326 gene encoding putative FBD-associated F-box protein At5g53635 isoform X1, translated as MGFCYTTIVLDSITNYTMELFTIATFLTLFVVYRIVISPNVSTSLKTKLDNGEKCCSNEENEATNVINKTTEGSFNFVFNSVQTKENMKSGSNRTRKKNRVKKSTKRATRDTRWLNYQTFITKLDFGDIRYSDSFPSQICTHCKVSCYSAFSVSDKVCYDDLTLCQRCALYNGGNNLDDRISDLPDELLCYILSFLPMKLAFTTTVLSKRWTLLCCSLLVLRLNDQTFKDYEAFYQFCRFMDTLMLSPLTTSQPIKAFLLNCCIKHRAQNSKFNVTKWLEVAKRRRVEEFHLTLYYHNLKPIIFISQTLVVLKLKRLNVGNDTLCVDLPSLKTLYLQLVYFKNQKDYINFLSACPILEDFHAKSIYIHSEMNHDEYDAPKGLKSLTLSKLIRARISSMDVLFNGINNVEFLRITTESRNQEASFKVIPVFPNLIHIDLVFCHHSFHCWDGVVELLRCCSKLQILSIRKWTETNSSKEWKCPVAVLECISSHLRSCTILNFEGSADDLRFARYILHNASLLQDMRIEVTANGILLEKSRIIKELYSYPRISTTCKLSFEFK; from the exons atgggATTCTGCTACACAACCATAGTATTGGATTCAATAACAAACTACACAATGGAATTGTTCACAATCGCCACATTCTTAACGCTCTTCGTCGTTTACCGAATTGTAATTAGTCCCAACGTGTCTACGTCTCTAAAAACCAAGTTGGACAATGGAGAAAAGTGTTGCAGCAATGAAGAAAATGAGGCAACGAACGTCATCAATAAAACAACAGAGGGTTCTTTCAATTTCGTGTTCAACTCCGTTCAG ACGAAGGAAAACATGAAGTCTGGTTCCAACAggacaagaaagaaaaatcgtGTTAAGAAGAGTACTAAAAGAGCAACAAGAGATACAAGATGGCTAAACTATCAGACATTCATCACCAAGCTAGACTTTGGTGATATTCGCTATTCCGATTCCTTCCCTTCACAAATCTGCACTCACTGCAAAGTTAGTTGTTACTCTGCTTTCTCTGTCTCTGATAAG GTGTGTTATGATGATCTGACTTTATGCCAAAGGTGTGCACTCTACAATGGTGGCAACAATTTGGACGATAGAATCAGCGATTTACCAGATGAGTTATTGTGTTACATACTCTCTTTTCTACCAATGAAACTCGCTTTTACTACAACTGTTCTTTCAAAGCGGTGGACCCTACTCTGCTGTTCACTCTTGGTTCTCCGTTTAAATGATCAAACCTTCAAAGACTATGAGGCCTTTTACCAGTTTTGTCGTTTTATGGATACTCTCATGCTCTCTCCTCTTACTACCAGCCAACCCATCAAGGCATTTCTCCTCAACTGTTGTATTAAACACCGCGCgcaaaatagtaaatttaatGTAACAAAATGGCTAGAAGTTGCAAAACGGCGTCGTGTTGAGGAATTTCACCTCACGTTATATTACCACAACTTGAAGCCCATTATTTTCATCTCCCAAACCCTTGTTGTTCTCAAACTTAAAAGGTTAAATGTTGGAAATGATACTTTGTGTGTTGATCTTCCATCGCTGAAAACCCTTTATTTGCAATTAGtgtattttaaaaatcagaagGATTACATTAATTTTCTTTCCGCTTGTCCTATCCTTGAAGATTTTCATGCTAAATCTATCTATATACATAGTGAGATGAATCATGATGAATACGATGCACCAAAAGGGTTGAAATCCTTGACCTTGTCTAAATTGATTAGAGCGAGAATCAGTTCAATGGATGTTCTATTTAATGGTATTAATAATGTTGAATTTCTACGTATAACCACTGAATCCAGAAATCAAGAGGCTTCTTTCAAAGTCATTCCAGTGTTTCCAAACTTAATTCATATTGATCTTGTGTTTTGTCATCACTCATTTCATTGTTGGGATGGTGTGGTAGAACTTCTCCGCTGTTGTTCCAAGCTTCAAATTCTTTCTATTAGAAAG TGGACGGAGACCAACTCATCCAAGGAATGGAAATGCCCAGTTGCAGTTCTTGAGTGTATTTCGTCTCACCTAAGATCATGTACTATTTTAAACTTTGAAGGCTCGGCGGATGATCTTCGATTTGCAAGATATATTTTGCATAATGCAAGTCTTTTACAAGACATGAGAATCGAAGTTACTGCAAATGGAATACTTTTGGAAAAAAGTCGGATCATAAAAGAACTGTACTCCTATCCAAGGATATCTACAACATGTAAACTTTcatttgaatttaaataa